From Actinopolyspora lacussalsi, a single genomic window includes:
- a CDS encoding excinuclease ABC subunit C (product_source=KO:K03703; cath_funfam=1.10.150.20,3.40.1440.10,4.10.860.10; cog=COG0322; ko=KO:K03703; pfam=PF01541,PF02151,PF08459,PF14520; smart=SM00278,SM00465; superfamily=46600,47781,82771; tigrfam=TIGR00194), which yields MADPSTYRPAPGTIPDSPGVYRFHDGDGRVIYVGKAKSLRSRLSNYFADLSALHPRTRQMVTTATGVHWTVVNTEVEALQLEYSWIKEFDPRFNVRYRDDKSYPVLAVTLHEEFPRLHVYRGPRRKGVRYFGPYAHAWAIRDTLDTLLRVFPARTCSNNVFKRHAQMGRPCLLGYIDKCSAPCVGRVEADEHRRIVDEFCDFLSGRTDAITRRLRERMEQASEQLDFERAARLRDDLEALRRAMEKQAVVLGDGTDADVAAFAEDELAAAVQVFHVRGGRVRGQRGWVIDKAERTETPELVEQFLTQFYGEQAALADQADAGGTPVPREVLVPELPEDSEAVAQWLGRLRGSKVGLRVPQRGDKRTLLETVRANAQEAFKQYKLRRAGDISARSAALQELQESLGLDSAPLRIECVDVSHVQGSDVVASLVVFEDGVARKSEYRRFSVRGGGDGGDTAAMAEVVRRRFNRYLRETGAEQSEQGPGSAAEAVDAGPVADAGSLPGTGSVEASDGAQAGHGIGESDGTGESEELDSAGSEQPPGVDSETGRPRKFAYPPNLLVVDGGAPQVNAAADELAELGITDVAVIGLAKRLEEVWLPAEPEPLVLSRTSEALYLLQRVRDEAHRFAVAYHRKQRSKRMTDSELDAVPGLGQVKKKALLKHFGSLRKIRAATIEEISAVPGFGRRTAEAVHGALSGAAGTGAASDAAGADVAGSDVSGAETAVNEATGTGSTGKVDESSDLDGSQGRNISSTVAEPTDGVRRSGSDATRDGDGTAGG from the coding sequence GTGGCCGATCCGTCCACCTACCGACCAGCTCCCGGAACCATCCCGGACTCCCCGGGTGTGTACCGCTTCCACGACGGCGATGGCCGCGTGATCTACGTCGGCAAGGCGAAGAGTCTGCGCAGCAGGCTCTCCAACTACTTCGCCGATCTCTCCGCGCTGCATCCGCGCACCCGCCAGATGGTGACCACCGCCACCGGGGTGCACTGGACCGTGGTCAACACCGAGGTGGAGGCGCTGCAGCTGGAGTACTCCTGGATCAAGGAGTTCGACCCCCGCTTCAACGTCCGTTACCGCGACGACAAGTCCTACCCGGTGCTGGCGGTCACGCTGCACGAGGAGTTCCCCCGGCTGCACGTCTACCGCGGTCCCCGGCGCAAGGGCGTGCGCTACTTCGGGCCCTACGCGCACGCCTGGGCGATCCGCGACACCCTCGACACGCTGCTGCGGGTGTTTCCCGCCCGCACCTGCTCCAACAACGTGTTCAAGCGCCACGCCCAGATGGGCAGGCCCTGCCTGCTCGGCTACATCGACAAGTGCTCGGCTCCCTGCGTGGGCAGGGTGGAGGCCGATGAGCACCGCCGCATCGTGGACGAGTTCTGCGATTTCCTGTCCGGCCGCACCGACGCGATCACGCGCAGGCTGCGGGAGCGGATGGAGCAGGCATCCGAGCAGCTGGACTTCGAGCGTGCCGCCAGGCTGCGCGACGACCTGGAGGCGTTGCGCCGTGCGATGGAGAAGCAGGCCGTGGTGCTCGGGGACGGCACCGACGCCGATGTGGCGGCCTTCGCCGAGGACGAGCTCGCCGCCGCGGTGCAGGTCTTCCACGTGCGTGGCGGTCGGGTGCGCGGCCAGCGCGGCTGGGTCATCGACAAGGCGGAGCGCACCGAGACTCCCGAGTTGGTCGAACAGTTCCTCACCCAGTTCTACGGCGAGCAGGCCGCGCTGGCCGACCAGGCGGACGCGGGCGGGACCCCGGTGCCCCGCGAGGTGCTGGTCCCCGAGCTGCCGGAGGACTCCGAGGCGGTGGCGCAGTGGCTCGGCAGGCTGCGCGGCAGCAAGGTCGGACTGCGCGTCCCGCAGCGGGGTGACAAGCGAACGTTGTTGGAGACGGTGCGCGCCAACGCGCAGGAGGCGTTCAAGCAGTACAAGTTGCGCAGGGCGGGTGACATCAGCGCCCGATCGGCCGCGTTGCAGGAGCTGCAGGAGTCGCTCGGGCTGGACAGCGCGCCGCTGCGGATCGAGTGCGTGGACGTCAGCCACGTGCAGGGCAGCGATGTGGTCGCCTCACTGGTCGTCTTCGAGGACGGGGTGGCGCGCAAGTCCGAGTACCGTCGGTTCTCCGTGCGGGGTGGCGGAGACGGCGGGGACACCGCCGCCATGGCCGAGGTGGTTCGGCGCAGGTTCAACCGGTACCTGCGCGAGACCGGCGCCGAACAGTCCGAGCAGGGGCCCGGCTCCGCGGCGGAGGCCGTGGACGCGGGCCCTGTCGCGGACGCCGGCTCTCTCCCGGGCACCGGCTCGGTCGAGGCGAGCGACGGTGCCCAGGCCGGTCACGGCATCGGGGAGAGCGACGGCACGGGGGAGAGCGAGGAGCTCGATTCCGCCGGGAGCGAGCAGCCACCGGGAGTGGATTCCGAGACCGGCAGGCCGCGCAAGTTCGCCTACCCGCCCAACCTGCTGGTGGTCGACGGTGGGGCGCCGCAGGTCAACGCCGCCGCCGACGAGCTGGCCGAGCTCGGTATCACCGATGTCGCCGTCATCGGACTGGCCAAACGCCTGGAGGAGGTGTGGCTGCCCGCCGAACCGGAGCCGCTGGTCCTCTCCCGCACCAGCGAGGCGCTCTACCTGCTGCAGCGGGTCCGGGACGAGGCGCACCGCTTCGCGGTCGCCTACCACCGCAAGCAGCGCTCCAAGCGGATGACCGACTCCGAGCTGGACGCCGTGCCGGGGTTGGGGCAGGTCAAGAAGAAGGCGTTGCTCAAGCACTTCGGCTCGCTGCGCAAGATCCGGGCTGCCACGATCGAGGAGATCAGCGCCGTACCGGGTTTCGGCAGGCGAACGGCCGAGGCGGTGCACGGCGCGTTGTCCGGTGCGGCGGGGACCGGAGCCGCGTCGGACGCGGCGGGGGCGGATGTAGCGGGATCGGATGTATCGGGGGCCGAAACCGCGGTGAACGAAGCCACCGGAACCGGGTCCACGGGGAAGGTGGACGAGTCGTCGGATCTCGACGGCTCACAGGGAAGGAACATTTCCAGCACCGTCGCGGAACCGACGGACGGCGTCCGGAGATCCGGATCGGACGCCACGAGGGACGGCGACGGTACCGCAGGGGGTTGA
- a CDS encoding DNA-binding MarR family transcriptional regulator (product_source=COG1846; cath_funfam=1.10.10.10; cog=COG1846; pfam=PF12802; smart=SM00347; superfamily=46785), whose translation MALEDQLYDFVYAYEAAFERAAHPAGLSGPQACLLVQLRRESRTMGELAVELVCDASNVSQMVARLESRCLVVRQPDPDDRRTRRVSITEAGVEVIRDIEGRFSLPSEGVARLTEAECEQLSTLLAKAFGPSRVDADPVGG comes from the coding sequence GTGGCGCTTGAGGACCAGCTTTACGACTTCGTGTACGCCTACGAGGCGGCGTTCGAGCGCGCCGCCCACCCCGCCGGACTCAGTGGACCGCAGGCATGCCTATTGGTACAGCTCAGGCGGGAGAGCCGCACGATGGGTGAGCTCGCGGTCGAGCTCGTCTGCGACGCGTCCAACGTCTCCCAGATGGTGGCTCGTCTTGAGTCGCGTTGTCTGGTTGTCCGGCAGCCCGACCCCGACGATCGCCGCACCCGCCGGGTGTCGATCACCGAAGCCGGTGTCGAGGTCATCCGGGACATCGAGGGGCGGTTCAGCCTGCCGTCCGAGGGGGTCGCCCGGCTGACCGAGGCCGAGTGCGAGCAGCTGTCGACGCTGCTGGCGAAGGCGTTCGGACCGTCTCGCGTCGACGCCGATCCCGTGGGCGGCTGA
- a CDS encoding uncharacterized protein YbjT (DUF2867 family) (product_source=COG0702; cath_funfam=3.40.50.720; cog=COG0702; pfam=PF13460; superfamily=51735), with the protein MPRVLITGVRGKTGAPLARLLTAHDDVEVLGGSSDPSSVDLPGVRPTAFSWDDQDGWPAATDGVDAIYVVRPDREDAPQLVADLLRKTAAHTRVVLLSEQNADSFAPGTWAPEVERAVRESGRSWSILRPGWFAQVFTDDRYLRADVAVGRLPFPAGGAALAWIDTRDIAAVAERALLDDGLAGTVHELSGRQALTLPQTAAALSEVLERPIEHLEVTIEDAVAGVDGFERWEFATTYERVQAGVYAVTDGVERVTGRPARSFHEFLAEHRVELGA; encoded by the coding sequence ATGCCCCGTGTCCTCATCACCGGCGTCCGCGGTAAGACCGGTGCTCCGCTCGCCCGGCTACTCACCGCTCACGACGACGTCGAGGTGCTCGGCGGCAGCTCTGACCCGTCGTCCGTCGACCTCCCCGGCGTACGCCCGACGGCGTTCTCGTGGGACGACCAGGACGGCTGGCCGGCAGCCACCGACGGTGTCGACGCCATCTACGTCGTCCGCCCCGATCGCGAGGACGCGCCCCAACTCGTGGCCGATCTGCTGCGGAAGACGGCGGCGCACACCCGTGTCGTGCTGCTCTCGGAGCAGAACGCCGACTCGTTCGCGCCCGGCACTTGGGCGCCCGAGGTCGAGCGGGCGGTCCGTGAAAGCGGCCGCAGCTGGTCGATCCTCCGCCCGGGCTGGTTCGCCCAGGTCTTTACCGACGATCGCTATCTGCGCGCCGACGTGGCCGTCGGGCGACTGCCGTTCCCGGCAGGCGGCGCCGCCCTGGCCTGGATCGACACCCGTGACATCGCAGCCGTCGCCGAACGAGCCCTGCTCGACGACGGGCTCGCCGGCACGGTCCACGAACTGTCCGGGCGCCAGGCCCTCACCCTGCCCCAGACCGCCGCGGCCCTGTCCGAGGTGCTGGAACGACCCATCGAACACCTCGAGGTAACGATCGAGGACGCCGTGGCCGGCGTCGACGGCTTCGAGCGCTGGGAGTTCGCCACGACGTACGAGCGGGTACAGGCCGGGGTATACGCCGTCACCGACGGCGTGGAACGAGTCACAGGGCGGCCGGCCCGCTCGTTTCACGAGTTCCTGGCGGAGCATCGCGTCGAGCTGGGAGCGTAG
- a CDS encoding hypothetical protein (product_source=Hypo-rule applied), producing MAWLLAARSPRSLVHLPLRNSRSPASARCEPECFRQEECPYSTAERPLDLLLLHHSLQFRPSRWKEVRARLDDGTPETAEIPASDAPEFGSEPFEFHWIKRYPLRQHVHAETLLLTGNAPLFRELSTYFLDIAENGPGSHSWNPRKHYCNEIRWPEIGRYDQEIHIVYDERWSGIEIKL from the coding sequence GTGGCCTGGCTGCTGGCCGCGCGATCACCGCGATCGCTGGTGCACCTCCCGCTGCGAAACAGCCGATCACCGGCCTCGGCGAGGTGCGAGCCGGAATGCTTCCGGCAGGAGGAGTGCCCGTACAGCACAGCGGAAAGGCCGCTGGACCTGCTGTTGCTGCATCACAGCCTGCAGTTCCGCCCTTCGCGATGGAAGGAGGTGCGTGCCCGGTTGGACGACGGCACGCCGGAGACGGCAGAAATCCCCGCGAGCGATGCTCCGGAGTTCGGGAGTGAGCCCTTCGAATTCCACTGGATAAAGCGATACCCGCTGCGGCAGCACGTACACGCGGAAACGCTGCTACTCACCGGGAACGCCCCGCTTTTCCGAGAGCTGAGCACGTACTTCCTCGACATCGCCGAGAACGGCCCCGGATCGCACTCGTGGAACCCGAGGAAGCACTACTGCAACGAAATCCGGTGGCCGGAAATCGGCCGGTACGACCAGGAGATACACATCGTCTACGACGAGCGGTGGTCGGGAATCGAAATCAAGCTCTGA
- a CDS encoding dihydroorotate dehydrogenase (NAD+) catalytic subunit (product_source=KO:K17828; cath_funfam=3.20.20.70; cog=COG0167; ko=KO:K17828; pfam=PF01180; superfamily=51395; tigrfam=TIGR01037) codes for MSLAQERNLRLVRADETAGPHVRLGDIRLRNRLVTSSSILGYGVANSKLIPYGMSPVSQFVPLDRFGAITTRTVTVEPREGHFTTRDVWPLRELPGLLKRYGRALQRVDGGWLNAFGWCNVGIDSYLRDYYPRTRGQNTIISVGGFSTEEFTTLVDKINNAVPAGDIAAVEFNVSCHNVNFDFNAIIESVLAEAVPRSNHPVILKLSPDYDYLQHARLAARHGVSALTAINTVKGLRLDPETGNPLLANGFGGLSGRAIKPVGLRVVSELRDAGVTLPIIATGGIRSFDDCREYFWAGADAVSLGSAGWFASYPGYALSPLYALRIRALLRRIENYRPPRR; via the coding sequence GTGAGCTTGGCTCAGGAGCGCAACCTGCGGTTGGTCCGTGCCGACGAGACGGCGGGGCCGCACGTCCGGCTCGGGGACATCCGACTCCGCAACCGGTTGGTGACCTCTTCGAGCATACTCGGCTACGGCGTGGCCAATTCCAAGCTCATCCCCTACGGCATGAGCCCTGTCTCGCAGTTCGTGCCGCTGGACCGGTTCGGCGCCATAACCACCCGCACGGTCACCGTCGAGCCCCGCGAGGGGCACTTCACCACCCGCGACGTCTGGCCGCTGCGGGAACTGCCCGGTCTGCTGAAGCGCTACGGCAGGGCGCTGCAGCGGGTCGACGGCGGCTGGCTCAACGCCTTCGGCTGGTGCAACGTGGGAATCGACTCCTACCTGCGGGACTACTATCCGCGAACTCGCGGGCAGAACACGATCATCTCGGTCGGGGGATTCTCCACCGAGGAGTTCACCACGTTGGTGGATAAGATCAACAATGCCGTCCCGGCGGGCGACATCGCGGCTGTGGAGTTCAACGTCTCCTGTCACAACGTCAACTTCGACTTCAACGCGATCATCGAGTCGGTACTGGCCGAGGCGGTGCCGCGCAGCAACCACCCGGTGATCCTCAAGCTCTCCCCGGACTACGACTACCTGCAGCACGCCCGGCTGGCCGCGCGGCACGGAGTGTCGGCGCTGACCGCCATCAACACCGTCAAGGGGCTGCGGCTGGATCCGGAGACCGGGAATCCGCTGCTGGCCAACGGTTTCGGCGGGCTCTCCGGACGGGCGATCAAACCGGTCGGGCTGCGGGTGGTCTCGGAGCTGCGCGATGCCGGTGTGACCCTGCCGATCATCGCCACCGGCGGCATCCGCAGCTTCGACGACTGCCGGGAGTACTTCTGGGCCGGTGCCGACGCGGTGAGCCTCGGCAGTGCCGGTTGGTTCGCCAGTTACCCGGGCTACGCGCTGTCCCCGCTGTACGCGCTGCGCATCAGGGCGCTGCTGCGGCGGATCGAGAACTACCGTCCACCGCGCCGGTGA
- a CDS encoding hypothetical protein (product_source=Hypo-rule applied; pfam=PF10756; transmembrane_helix_parts=Inside_1_20,TMhelix_21_40,Outside_41_54,TMhelix_55_72,Inside_73_153), with protein sequence MSASTGTDGFVQVRPKRVRNVAVPAAVVVFVVCGVAAVMLRRTSNGLLLTVSDQVAMVGIGAVLAGLILLSIRPRLRADENGVEVRNSILTRRYSWSDVRGVSFPEGANCARLELPDDEYESISAIQSFDGEHAVRAMRDLRALRREIGHIDG encoded by the coding sequence GTGAGCGCCTCGACCGGTACCGACGGTTTCGTGCAGGTGCGCCCCAAGCGGGTGCGCAACGTGGCCGTGCCCGCGGCTGTCGTGGTGTTCGTGGTCTGCGGGGTGGCCGCGGTGATGCTGCGCAGAACCTCGAACGGGTTGCTGCTGACGGTCTCCGACCAGGTGGCCATGGTCGGCATCGGCGCGGTGTTGGCCGGGCTCATCCTGCTGTCGATCCGGCCGCGGCTGCGTGCCGACGAGAACGGCGTGGAAGTGCGCAACTCGATCCTGACCCGCCGCTACTCCTGGTCCGATGTGCGGGGAGTGAGCTTTCCCGAAGGGGCCAACTGCGCGCGGCTGGAACTGCCCGACGACGAGTACGAATCCATCTCGGCGATCCAGTCCTTCGACGGTGAGCACGCGGTCCGCGCCATGCGAGACCTCCGCGCCCTGCGGCGCGAGATCGGCCACATCGATGGGTGA
- a CDS encoding 6,7-dimethyl-8-ribityllumazine synthase (product_source=KO:K00794; cath_funfam=3.40.50.960; cog=COG0054; ko=KO:K00794; pfam=PF00885; superfamily=52121; tigrfam=TIGR00114): protein MSGEGRPQVSVPHAPDLRVAIVAIRWHADIAEQMLRRALEAAEQAGTAEPRVVRVPGSMELPVVCQQLTHAYDAVVALGVVIRGGTPHFDYVCESVTSGLTRVTLDESTAVGNGVLTVDSREQATLRAGFDDSIEDKGFEATAAALETALVLRGLRGDYSSERGFL, encoded by the coding sequence ATGAGCGGGGAAGGACGACCGCAGGTCTCGGTGCCGCACGCGCCCGACCTGCGAGTGGCGATCGTGGCCATTCGCTGGCACGCGGACATCGCCGAGCAGATGTTGCGACGTGCCCTGGAGGCGGCCGAACAGGCCGGCACCGCGGAGCCGAGAGTGGTTCGGGTGCCGGGCTCGATGGAACTTCCGGTGGTCTGCCAGCAGCTCACCCACGCCTACGACGCCGTGGTGGCGCTCGGAGTGGTGATTCGCGGTGGAACTCCGCACTTCGACTACGTGTGCGAGTCGGTGACCTCGGGGCTGACCCGGGTCACCCTTGATGAGTCCACCGCTGTCGGAAACGGTGTGCTGACCGTGGACAGTCGTGAACAGGCGACGCTGCGCGCCGGGTTCGACGATTCGATCGAGGACAAGGGGTTCGAGGCCACCGCGGCCGCGCTGGAGACCGCGCTGGTGCTGCGTGGGCTCCGCGGCGACTACAGCAGCGAGCGAGGCTTCCTGTGA
- a CDS encoding 3,4-dihydroxy 2-butanone 4-phosphate synthase/GTP cyclohydrolase II (product_source=KO:K14652; cath_funfam=3.90.870.10; cog=COG0108,COG0807; ko=KO:K14652; pfam=PF00925,PF00926; superfamily=142695,55821; tigrfam=TIGR00505,TIGR00506), with product MSSKDSVPDGPPDSRDAEQVGNTTFADIERALADIAAGRPVVVVDDEDRENEGDLIFAAELASPELLAFMVRYTSGYVCAALTGEDCDRLNLPPMYHANQDLHGTAYTVTVDAASGVGTGISASDRAHTINVLAAPDSTAEDLNRPGHVVPLRAREGGVLRRSGHTEAAVDLARLAGLRPAGVLCEIVSEKAEGEMAQRDELEVFAADHELALITIADLIAYRRRFEKQVQLVAEARIPTAHGTFRTFGYDSLLDGIEHLALVYGDIGDGEDLLVRVHSECLTGDVLGSMRCDCGPQLDAALARVAEAGRGVVLYMRGHEGRGIGLMHKLQAYQLQDAGADTVDANLALGMAVDGRDYGQGAQILADLGVRSMRLLTNNPDKRVGLESYGLRIVGREPLPIRPNAENLRYLRTKRDRMGHELQYLDEGEDSSIGGGSEVTA from the coding sequence GTGAGTTCGAAGGATTCCGTCCCGGACGGCCCCCCGGACAGCAGGGACGCCGAGCAGGTCGGCAACACGACTTTCGCCGATATCGAGCGGGCACTGGCCGACATCGCCGCGGGCAGGCCGGTGGTCGTGGTCGACGACGAGGACCGGGAGAACGAGGGTGACCTGATCTTCGCCGCGGAGCTGGCCAGCCCGGAGCTGCTCGCGTTCATGGTCCGCTACACCTCGGGATACGTCTGCGCCGCGCTGACCGGCGAGGACTGCGACCGCCTCAACCTGCCGCCGATGTACCACGCCAACCAGGACCTGCACGGTACCGCCTACACCGTCACCGTGGACGCCGCCTCCGGCGTGGGCACCGGCATATCGGCCTCCGACCGCGCCCACACCATCAACGTGCTGGCCGCGCCCGACTCCACGGCCGAGGACCTCAACCGGCCTGGGCACGTGGTGCCGCTGCGCGCTCGTGAGGGCGGGGTGCTGCGCCGCTCCGGCCACACCGAGGCCGCCGTCGACCTCGCACGACTGGCCGGGCTGCGGCCCGCCGGGGTGCTCTGCGAGATCGTCAGCGAAAAGGCCGAGGGCGAGATGGCCCAACGCGACGAGCTGGAGGTCTTCGCCGCCGACCACGAACTCGCGCTGATCACCATCGCCGACCTCATCGCCTACCGCAGGCGGTTCGAGAAGCAGGTGCAGCTGGTCGCCGAGGCACGCATCCCCACCGCGCACGGCACTTTCCGGACCTTCGGCTACGACAGCCTGCTGGACGGGATCGAGCACCTGGCGCTGGTGTACGGCGACATCGGCGACGGCGAGGACCTGCTGGTGCGCGTGCACTCCGAGTGCCTGACCGGTGACGTGCTCGGTTCGATGCGCTGCGACTGCGGTCCGCAGCTCGACGCCGCGTTGGCAAGGGTGGCAGAGGCGGGCCGGGGCGTGGTGCTCTACATGCGCGGCCACGAGGGCAGGGGCATCGGCCTGATGCACAAGCTGCAGGCGTACCAGCTGCAGGACGCGGGAGCCGACACCGTCGACGCGAACCTGGCGCTGGGCATGGCCGTGGACGGCCGTGACTACGGGCAGGGGGCCCAGATCCTGGCCGATCTCGGTGTCCGATCGATGCGGCTGCTGACCAACAATCCGGACAAGCGGGTCGGGCTGGAAAGCTACGGCCTGCGTATCGTCGGCCGCGAGCCGCTTCCCATCCGCCCCAACGCGGAGAACCTGCGCTATCTGCGCACCAAGCGGGACAGGATGGGACACGAACTGCAGTACCTGGATGAGGGGGAGGACTCCTCGATCGGCGGTGGCTCGGAGGTGACGGCATGA
- a CDS encoding riboflavin synthase (product_source=KO:K00793; cath_funfam=2.40.30.20; cog=COG0307; ko=KO:K00793; pfam=PF00677; superfamily=63380; tigrfam=TIGR00187), translated as MFTGIVEELGELVAVERSSDGARLSLAASVVTGDSSPGDSIAVNGVCLTVVRLTEDGFDVDVVDETLRRSTLGELVAGDRVNLERAMALGDRLGGHIVQGHVDDTATLLAADADGRTEFSLPPHLAHYLVEKGSITVDGISLTVAGLTEGGFSVALIPTTREVTTLGLRSPGDRVNIEVDALAKHVERLMAPQLDRLTRTGAPRAADNGDSREQAR; from the coding sequence GTGTTCACCGGGATCGTGGAGGAACTCGGGGAGCTCGTCGCGGTCGAGCGATCCTCCGACGGCGCCCGACTCTCGCTGGCAGCCTCGGTGGTTACCGGTGACTCCTCGCCGGGCGATTCCATCGCCGTCAACGGAGTCTGCCTGACCGTGGTTCGGCTGACCGAGGACGGATTCGACGTCGACGTCGTCGACGAAACCCTGCGCCGTTCCACCCTGGGGGAGCTCGTCGCGGGCGACCGCGTGAACCTGGAACGTGCCATGGCGCTCGGCGATCGGCTCGGCGGGCACATCGTGCAGGGGCACGTCGACGACACCGCGACCCTCCTCGCGGCCGACGCCGACGGTCGCACCGAGTTCTCACTCCCGCCCCACCTGGCGCACTACCTGGTGGAGAAGGGCTCCATCACCGTGGACGGGATCTCGTTGACGGTGGCAGGTCTCACCGAGGGCGGTTTCAGCGTGGCCCTGATCCCCACCACCCGGGAAGTGACCACACTGGGGCTGCGCTCACCCGGCGATCGGGTCAACATCGAAGTCGACGCGCTCGCCAAACACGTGGAGCGGCTGATGGCCCCACAACTCGACCGGCTCACCCGCACGGGAGCACCGCGTGCGGCGGACAATGGTGACAGTAGGGAGCAGGCGCGGTGA
- a CDS encoding diaminohydroxyphosphoribosylaminopyrimidine deaminase/5-amino-6-(5-phosphoribosylamino)uracil reductase (product_source=KO:K11752; cath_funfam=3.40.140.10,3.40.430.10; cog=COG0117,COG1985; ko=KO:K11752; pfam=PF00383,PF01872; superfamily=53597,53927; tigrfam=TIGR00326): MSGSDWSRDPVVLDAMRRAAELGQRVLGSTSPNPAVGCVVLDRHGHVAGTGATRPAGREHAEVLALREAGEAAVGGTAVVTLEPCVHTGRTGACAVALREAGVARVAYAVADPNPAASGGAALLREAGVDVVGGIDEQEVATGALRPWLHATRTGLPHVTWKYAASLDGRSAASDGTSQWISSEPSRAEVHRIRAHRDAVLVGTGTVLADDPRLTARDERGVPLPEQPLRVVVGDRDLPESAKVFDDSAPTIRLPGGDPDHVLRSLAERGVTAVLLEGGPTLAGAFLAAGRIHLVEAFVAPALLGSGSAALGDAGVASISQAWRFHFERVRMCGRDVWISAVPSEG; this comes from the coding sequence ATGAGCGGTTCGGACTGGTCCCGTGACCCGGTGGTCCTCGACGCCATGCGTCGGGCCGCCGAGCTCGGGCAACGCGTACTCGGCAGCACCAGCCCCAACCCCGCGGTGGGCTGCGTGGTGCTGGACCGCCACGGGCACGTCGCCGGCACCGGGGCGACTCGCCCCGCCGGTCGGGAGCACGCCGAGGTCCTGGCGCTGCGAGAGGCCGGTGAGGCCGCCGTCGGTGGCACGGCCGTGGTCACGCTGGAGCCGTGCGTCCACACCGGCAGGACCGGGGCCTGCGCGGTGGCGCTGCGGGAAGCGGGCGTAGCCAGGGTGGCCTACGCGGTGGCCGACCCCAATCCGGCCGCTTCCGGTGGTGCCGCCCTGCTCCGCGAGGCCGGGGTGGACGTCGTCGGCGGCATCGACGAGCAGGAGGTCGCCACCGGGGCGCTGCGCCCCTGGCTGCACGCCACGCGAACCGGCCTTCCCCACGTGACCTGGAAGTACGCCGCGAGCCTCGACGGTCGTTCGGCCGCTTCCGACGGCACGAGCCAGTGGATAAGCTCCGAGCCCTCGCGCGCCGAGGTGCACCGCATCCGGGCACACCGCGACGCCGTGCTCGTCGGTACCGGCACCGTGTTGGCCGATGATCCCCGGCTGACCGCCAGGGACGAGCGTGGTGTCCCGCTGCCGGAACAACCGCTGCGGGTGGTCGTGGGTGATCGCGATCTCCCGGAGTCGGCCAAGGTTTTCGACGACTCCGCCCCCACGATCCGGCTCCCCGGTGGCGATCCGGATCACGTGCTGCGCTCGCTGGCCGAGCGGGGAGTGACCGCGGTACTGCTGGAGGGCGGTCCGACCCTGGCGGGTGCGTTCCTGGCGGCCGGACGGATCCATCTCGTAGAGGCCTTCGTGGCGCCGGCCCTGCTCGGGTCGGGCAGCGCCGCGCTCGGCGACGCGGGAGTGGCGAGTATCTCGCAGGCGTGGCGCTTTCACTTCGAACGGGTCAGGATGTGCGGGCGGGACGTGTGGATCAGCGCTGTTCCGTCCGAGGGCTAA